The DNA region TCCCAGCTGGATTGAGGAACGATCTTAAAATATCTAAAAGTGAGCGGGGTATTAAAAGTGAAATTTTGTTTGGAGCTTGATTTTGCAATAACATAGCTGGCTTGCGAAACGAAGTTAACCCCATCTGTGCTGTACAGGACATCTGCATTTTTTATTGGTCTAGATGCACCGTTCTGAATGGTAAAACCTTTCAGGGTATGGGCCGACCCCATATCAATGGTAATATAATGTGGATAGGTTGCGGCCGGAGATACCGAGTATTGGCTATGCCAGCCGCTTCCGGTATTGTTATCGATAATATTGACTGCTGGCGCTGTGGTTTGCTGCGAACTATAGGCGGCTATGCTCCATCCTGCCTTACTGATTTCGTTCTTTGTGCCAAATTCAAGCACCGGAAGTGCATTTACCCATTTATAATTGTATATCGTTTCCTTAACCGTTCCATTTTCGGCTACAAGCTTTACTTTCATTTCATACGGACTGGAATCTTTGTATTTGAATTCGGAAACGGGCATTTCAACATAAAAACTATCGGTTCCAATTACTTTCGACTCCCAGGTGGTCGCATTATAATCTTTATTGGTACCGGTGCCTTCGTTATTTACATTGGGGTCGTTGTAATACAGCACACTATTGATGGGCGTATTAGTGGTAAACTTACCCGAAACCACGATGGCATTTTTAGTGCTGGAATAATCTGCGTGGATTCTGCTTATGCCAGCGGTAACGGCTCCGTAATAGGTTGCGGTATTGTTGTTAAAGATCTGATTCACGTTTAAAATAGCGCAATCTGCAGCAGTAAGAAAGGTAGGAGATTTACCCAAAGTTCCATTGCCGGCCCACATTAATGCCATACCCAATGTTGCGTTTTCGGACACTTTCTGACAGTTGTGCGGCAGGTTGAGACCATGCCCGAGCTCATGCACCAAACCACCGAACCATACGCTGAATCTGTTTCCATCGGCATCGCTTTTACCGATGTTTGTTATATCTAATCCCTCGTAATCTAACGCAAAGCACCACTTGCCCAATCCATAAAACGGTCCGCCGCTGGGTGTACCATCCGTTTTGAAGCTATATCGTGGGATGATAACCAAAGTGTGGTCGCTGGTTTTTTCGTCTGGATGTGTACTGAAATACGCATTAATTTCTGATTGCACAGCGGAAGCGCCATTGGTGTAAGGGTAACTTGTTTTTGGTAAGGTTCCTCTGATGGTAATTATTTTTACACGATTGATCACCGAATCCTTAAATAGGCCAAAAGTTTTGTAGCCGTAGCCATTTCTGTTCATTTCATTTTTGAAATAGTTTTGAGTCCACAACATCAGCTCACTCAATCGCTTTTCATACAAGGGAAGTGTATCCAGGTCATTGGGTACAAAATAAATCAGGTTCAGATTTCTGGGTTGGTTGCTCACATACGCAGTATCATGTGTTACGTTGATCAAGCTCTCGGTACCTTGATCGGAACTGGCGATCATATCTGATTTTTTACAAGATGACAATATCCACAGCATGGACAGGCAAATCATTAATGTTCTGATTTTCATGGGATTTAATTTATTTGGGTTTGATTATTTAGACCGTTGTTTGATTTGACGAGGTTAAAAGTAGCCTCTCAAAGCTGAGAGGCATACTACACTAACTAACCTGGTATGCTAACCAAGATTTTTATAGAAGCACATTTAAATGCATTCGAATCAGTTTTTCGCCTGATGATTGGCCACTTTCCATTATTTATCAAGTTTTAATTTTTTTAATACTGACCAAGGATATTTTTTAAAATCTTTGTCTTTGATAGACACATTTCCCTCGGTAACATTCAGTAATTTTTCTTCGCCGGTGATGTTTCCTTCAAGCGCATTTTCTTTCCAAAACAGATGGGCGTACTGTTTTTGGCTTTTGCTAAAAACCAACGTTGAAGAATTTGTGAAGCGAACAATGTTGTGCGCAAACACCACGTTTTTTGGGCCACCATATTCAATATCTACGAACTCTATTTTCACAGAATCAGGTGTATTATTGTAAAACACATTATCTGAAATGAGTGTACTATCGGTGGCTAGTGCAAAATTAAAAATGCGTTTCCGCCTATTTCCGTCATTAATACTCAGATTATTTCTAACAATATTGTTTTTTGTCATCCAGCTCTTTGCATTAATGGCATCTGAGATAATCAGCATAAACCCTCCATCATTATCATGACTGTAGTTGTTTTGAATAATGGTGTTGTTGCAGTTTCCGTCTATATCGAACGATTGTCCGTCGTTAGAACGGTCTCGGTTTTGAGTATAAGCAACTTCGTTAAACTGAATAATGGTATTATCACTGCTGTGAGGCCAAATACCTACGGCATTATCTTTAGCCCGCGTGCGGATGTGAAATAATTTATTGTGTTCTACCAAAGAACCGTCGAATGCCTTTATTACAATTCCGTCTCCACCGATATCTTCAAGGGTACAATTGCGGATGACCAGATTTTTATTTGGAAACCAGTTATCTCTAAAGCTAAAGGTTCCATTTCCCCTTATTCCATTTCTATCTACCCGCTCAAGCTTGCAGTTCGCTATCAAAAGATTTTCGATATTACTTGGTTTTGGGCCCTGGCAGTCCCAAAAAATCCCATGTCCTTCTTTACTGCCCTTTTTATTATCGCCATTAATATCGTGCACATATAAATCTGAAATGCGGATATTTGAAATCGTTCCGATATTTTCTGCAAGGATGCGCAGCCCCGTGGGCCCGGTTTTTTGCTCCTTTACGGCTGGGTTACGGTTAGAAATGTCAAGAAACTCAACGGCCACATTGCTGATGTTTTTTAGCAGCACCGCATCTGTAAACATCCCGTTGGCGGCAATTACGGGCAGAGCACCTTTACCATAAGCGCTAAAAACAATCGGATTTTCTTTAGTGCCTGAGCCTTTTGGCACAAGCTGCCCGTCCCATTTACTTCCACGTTTAAACAGAATCTGGTCGCCAGGTTCAAACGTTTGTTCGTTTACCTTAGCCAGCGTTTTCCAGGCCCGCTTTTTAGTGGTTCCTGTTTCGTTATCGTTTCCATTTTGGCTATCGATATAAAACTTATGGGTAACCATTGGATCGGTTATGCTCCATGCTGCCGAACTTGTTAAACTGATCAGCAGAAAATAGAGCAACAGTGGTATTCTCATCATTTTTCTTTATTTTTTACCTTAAAAATTGTTTCAATACTACTTAAGATAGGCAATTATTAAAACCTAAAATCACAACTATACATTTTACCATCCGGGGTTCTGTAATAATTTCGGGTCTTTGGATATTTCTCCTTCCGGTATTGGAAACAAATAAAAATTATTGGAGAATTTATGAGGAATAACATCAAAAATCTCATAGCTAAAGGATGTACCAGTTTTAGTAATCTTCATGCCGCGGGATGGTCTGTTAAAATAATCCTCGGCTATTTTCCACCTGCGGGCATCCCAGATCCGATGTTCCTCAAACGAAAGCTCTACCCTGCGCTCATTTTGAATAATCAGTCTCATTTCATCCTTTGACATGTTTGGTTTGAGGCCATAATTATTGGTTGCCCCGGGATTGATTCCGGCTCTTTTTCTGATTTGTTTCAATGCGTCGTACACGCCTGCCACCGGGCCTTCATATTCATTAAGTGCTTCTGCATAATTCAATAAAATTTCAGCATATCTGATTAGTGGCCATACCCGTTCGGTATTTCCTGATGAGCTTTCCTGAAGCATCTTTCGGTTGTAGTAACCTGTGGTTTGGGCTTTTACGCCAACGCCATCGGGACTCGAGCCATAAAACGTATTTACCACCTGATTGGTTGATGAAAGAAACCACAATGAGCCATTATAGATTACACTATTATAAAAACGCGGATCTCGGTTTACATAGGGATTTTGAGGGTTGTATTTTGAAGCCGGATCGGTAATTGCCAGACCATCTGCAGTACCATAAGCATCTACCATGTTCTGGGTCACATTACTGGCATAGCTTCCACTTCGCGAAGAAGGGAGAAAAAGGCTTTCAAAGTCGCGGTTTAAGCCCCTGTTGGCCTGAAACAGATATTCGCTATTTACCCGCATGGTAAACACTTTGTAAAATCCGTAACCCATTCTGGTGGTATTGTCTTCGTAAAGGTTGTACGCCCCCGAAACAATAACCTCATTGGCGGCATCGGCAGCGGCTTTCCATCTCTGCTGGTCGGCATCGGTATAACCCGTAATGCTTTTTAGTGTTCCCGAACCTGCGTTTCCGCCATTAAATAAGGGGCTTGCCGCATAGAGCAAAACCCTCGATTTGAGCCCCATGCAGGCGCCCTTGGTTACCCGTCCGTAATCGGTAACGATCTGGCTTTGAATGGTAGGCAGGTCTTTCATGGCGGCATCCAGTTCAGATACAATATAATTTACGCATTCCTCATAAGTATTTCTTTCTAAGTTAAAGTCGTCTGCTGGCTCAAACACCTTATCGCCGATTAAGGGAACGCCTGCATAATGCTTTAAAAGAATGGAATAATACCATGCCCTCAAAAAGCGGGCTTCTGCTTTTAAGCGTGTTCTCAATGTTGCACTTAATGGCGATTGGTCTACTTTGGACAAAAATTTGTTTACCCTTCTGATATTTGCCCACGCGGTACTCCAGTTATTTAATATTTGTACGTTTTTGGCCACGTTTGTGGTAGCCGCAGATAATGCACCCGAAGCCATCACTACTGCATCATTTTGCGGCCCGGTATATTGTACCGGCACTGCCTCATCGCCAACCACCGGGTGCCCCCCGGCTTCCCATCGGCCAGGATTAAAGCTATAACCAACGTCGGCATAAACCCGCGTTAAAAAAGCAACCGTATTGGTACTGTCTTTAAAAGTACTTTCCTCATTTAAAACGTCGTTCAACTTGGCGTCTAAAAAACTGTCGCCTTTTTTACAGGCATTTGCTATTGTAATCAACAGCAAAGCATAGAAAAATATGTGTTTTATTTTCATAACTGATTTTATAAAGAAAATGAAAGACCGAAATTATAGACTCTTTGATTAGGGTAAGCTGAAATCTTTCCTCCCGTATTGGCTTCCGGGTCAGCTTGATAAAATTTATCGATATTAGTCCACGTTAATAAATTATATCCGTTTGCATATACCCTTATGGCGTTCATCCCTATTGGCTTTACCCATTTAGCAGGGAGTTGATAGCCAATTTCCATCGTTTTAAGTCTTACATACCTGGCGTTTACCTGCCAAAAATCTGATTGTGATACATTGGCGGCGCTAATGGTACTAACCGTTCTCGAAATAATCGGAAATTTTGCCGCATTGCCCAATTCGGGTGTCCACGCTTGCTGGTGGATGGGCTGAAAATTGGAGGTAAAGGCAGAAATTGCTTCAGAGGCAAAGGCCAGGCTATAGCCCGACGAACTTGTTAGCAGGGCGCTGAAATTGAAGCCTTTATAATTAAATCCCAGTGTTACCCCAAGTGTTGTGCTCGGAAGATTGGGTTTGCCAATGGCTTTTCTATCAAATGCATCGATAATGTTATCGCCGTTTAAATCCTTATACTTTAAATCGCCCGCCCTAAAAGCAGTGGTTGGCTTTGGTACCGATGGGTCTGTTACATCTGTTTCGCTGTAAAACCCATCAAAAACATACCCGAAATTTTGTCCGACCGGATTACCCGTAGCCTGTAGCCAGGGATATCGCTGCTGGGCCTCATCTCTAAATACCACTTTATTTTCAGCAAACGAAAAAGTTCCCCGTACAAAATAGTCAAATTCACCCATCCTGTCTTTAAAAGTGATCTCGCCATCCCATCCTTTGTTATTTACCTTACCCAGGTTTACTGGTGGCAGGCCTATACCAATAAAGGCAGGCACACTTTCTCTTCTTGTCAGAATATCATAACGGTCATTATTAAAGTAATCTACGGTCAGGGCTACCCTACCTTTAAAAATATTAATATCTACGCCGATGTCGAGTTTCTTCTCTTTCTCCCAGGTAATGGAATTATTGCCCAGGGTGCCTTCGGTAATGCCGAGCGCATTTGTAGGCGATGGACCAAAATTATAGCTGGTTGCCGAACTCGAATAGATCTGATCGTAAGCGTAGGCAAAAGTGCTTCCCGTAAAATCAGATCCTACAAGCCCGTATGAAGCCCGTAATTTGAATAAATCGATAAAAGGAAGTGTTTCCTTAAACATCTTTTCTTCTGCCAGGTTCCACCCTACCGACACAGCAGGAAACCAGCCATAACGGTTTTGTTCGGCAAACTTATCTGTACCATTGTAACCGGCATTAAATTCTATCAGGTATTTTTGTTTATAGTCATATCCTGCCCTAAAGGTTAAGCCCCTGTAATTTACCGGAACTATCGGGCCATCGATATAGCTGTTTTGATTTAACAATACCAACCCGTAAGTATTATGATCGCCAAATGAGCGTCTGTAGTTTATGGATGCCTGCACGTTGGTGGTTCGCTGGGCGTTTCCCGAAGAACTGGTTAAGTTAAATGGCGGCAAACGATAAAGGTTTGGATCTTTGGGGGTATAGGCCCCGGTTGCGATATTATAGCTGTACTGTGGAAAACTGTTCACCGTTCCTGATCTTACCAAACCACGACTATTGGTTTGTGCGCTTGAATAAGCAATTAACGCTTTCGCACTTAGACCTTTGGTTAAAAAATCCAGCAATTGCGTTCCGCCAAAAGTGATATTTAAATCATTATCAAAAGAACGATTGTACCCCTGGGTAGCCAGTCTGCCGATTACGTTGGTTGTGTTCAATCTTGGATTATATCCATAACTACCATCGGGATTGTAAATTGCGTATGCAAATGGGGGCAAAAAGTTGTAGCTGTACACTTCGCGGATTAATCCTTCTCCTTCGGGGCTGTAAGTAATAGGATCGTTGGTTTCCCCAAAGCGCCCGGTCATATCCAAACGAAAGCTCAGTGTTTTGGTTGCCTGAACATCTAAGTTCGATCTGAAGTTATAGCGTTTATAATAATAGTTGTTATTCACATCACTTGCCGAGCTAAAGTCTTTCATTAATCCATTTTGCCATAAATAGCCCATGGAAACAAAGTACTTCACGCTTTCCGTTCCTCCCGATATATCGAGGTTTGTTCTCGATTGCTGAGAGGTTTTATTAAAAATTTCATCAAACCAGTTTACATTCGGGTGCCCGTACGGGTCGGTTCCATTTTTAAACAATTCAAGATCCTGTTCGGTATAAAAAGGCGTTTGTCCTGAATTTATATACCCTTGATTGGTGAGCACGGCTGCATTATAGGCATCGAGAAAGTTAGGTTTGAAAGTCATCTCCGATAGGCCAAGTTCCGATTTGAAGTTAATGCCTGGTTTGCCGGCCCGTCCTCTTTTTGTAGTAATTACCAGCACGCCATTGGCCCCCTTTATCCCATAAATAGCTGTTGTTGAAGCATCTTTTAATATCGAGATGGTCTCAATTTCGTTCGGATCCAATTGCGCCACATCGGCATAATTATATTCAATATCATCAACAATGATCAAAGGTCGCTGACCACTTACGTAGCTGCTTACCCCCCGAATAAAAAAATCTGCCCCGTCTTTCCCCGGCTGTCCGCTTCTTTGTTGCGATGTAAACCCTGGCAAACGTCCTGCAAGTGTGTTCTGAACACTCGCTGTTGGGTTTTGCCTTACCTCTGCGGCACTAATCGAACTCACGGCACCGGTATTGGTTATTTTTTTCTGTACGCCGTATCCTACCACTACTACCTCTTCCAATCCTTTTGTATCTGTTTCCAGCAGAATTTCAACTGAGCTTTTGCCGGCCACATTTATTTCCTGACTAAGATAGCCTACACTTTTTACAACGATAATTTGACTGGTGCCCTTAAGTGCGAACCTGAATTTCCCTTCTCCATCGGCCACTGTACCATTGTTTGGCAAACCTTTTTCTACTATTCCGGCACCCGGAAGTGGCCCTGCGTTATCCCTTACTACCCCTGTTACCGTTTTGGTTTGTGCCATTACCAGGCCACAAGAAACACAGGTGAGCATATATACTACTATTAAAAATTTTTTCATAAAACATGTATATGTAATGTCTGTTTAATTTTTTTATCCTTTTTTACCATCCTGTATTTTGAACCAGGTTGCGGTTCTTTGTAATTTCAGTGTAGGGTATTGGATAGCTATACATTTTTGGTGCTGAAAAGCTCACCTTCGCAGCCTCATATCGTTCATATACAAGTGCATTTCCATTTTTGGTTATGCGCATGCCATGTAGCGAACCGTTCAATACGTTCTCAGCAATCTTCCATCTTCGAATATCCCAGAATCTTTGCTCCTCAAAAGCCATTTCAACCCTTCTTTCGTGCCTGATTATTTCCCTCATCTGCTCTTTGGTAAGATTAAGCGGTAAGGCAAAAGGCACTAATCCAGCACGCTTGCGGATATCCTCAATGGCCTTGTAAACATCTGCATCTGGCCCTGAAAACTCATTTTGTGCTTCTGCAAAATTCAACAGGATCTCTGCATACCTAAATAGGATAAAGTTGTGTGTCTGGCTGCTGAAGACTGTACTGGACGTAAAATCGCCCATAAATTTCCGCATGTAATAGCCTGTACGGGTTTGGGTTACAATTCCGCCGGGTTTGTCTTTTCCACCCTCAAAAGTTTCCACATTTCTGTTGAGCCATTTTAAGCCATTGTGAAATATGGTGAGATAAAAACGTGGATCGCGATTTACATAAGGGTTGGCAGCATCATAAAGTGCTGATTGATTGTAGGGCTTACCATCTTTCATTTGGAAGGCATCAACCAATTCTTGCGTAGGGCTGGTATAGCCATTTGCAGTAACCGGCCCCGCGTAGCCAACTGGTGTATTGTTGTTTTCTACATCGGTGCCATTTGCCCTTTGAAATGCAAGAATAACCTCCGTATTTTTTCGGGTGGTAAAAAGTGTACCGAAACTGGCGTGGAGAGAAAATACGTTCAATTTCATTACCTCTCTGGCAGCATCTGCTGCAGCTTTCCACTTCGGATCGTTGGCCGTTGCGCCGGCATTATACAAGGGGCTGGCCATATATAAAAGCAACCGCGACTTTAAGGCTAATGCTGCTGCCTGGGTAGCCCTTCCCAACTCTGCATCGCTTACCGGGTCTTTCCTTAAAGCGCCTTTAATGGCATCGCATTCGGTTAGGATGTATTCGACACATTGGGCCAACGTATTTTTTGGAATGGAGAGATCATCATTCAACGTCAGTACCCTATCGCCCAATAAAGGGACACCGCCGTATCGCTTCACCAGTTCAAAATAAAAATACGCCCTGAGAAAACGGGCCTCTGCAACCCAATAATTTTTTTCTGTAATCATCGACTGCTTAAACGGAACCTTGCCTATATTGGCCAGAAAGATATTGGCCCGGCGAATACCTGTATAATTTTTGGCCCATTGGTCATCGGGATTGTTGAAGGGACTAATTTGCCCGTTGGTAAACCGTTCAATTGTACTGGATGTTTGCGAAGCAATAGCATCATCAGATGCAGACGCTAATATATTGCCCCCAATGCGGTTAAAACCGGTGGGCAGGTTGCTATAAGTTTCAATTAAAAATCCCCTGGCAAAATCTCCAACGGAGTCTTTTTCATCAAAAACATATTCCTCCGTCCATTGATTTAAGGGCGTTTTCTCAATATCATTTTTCTGGCATGCTGCTAAACATCCTGCCGCCAGTGCAATAACGTATATATATCTTTTCATAAGATTTAAAATTTGATGTTAATACCCATGTTGATTACGCGTTGGGCGGGGTAAATGCTCCCGATGGTTTCGGGGTCTACCCTGTCGAATTCTGATTGGGTGAGCAGGTTGAGCCCGTTAGCAAATACACGGATAGAAGAAAGACCAATTTTATGACTTAATGAGCCCGGTAAGGTATAGCCAAGCTCAACATTTTTAAGCCTTAAGTAATTGCCATTTCTAAGCCAGAACGAAGAACTTGCCTGATTGTTGACATTGCTTCCGACGGTTAACCTGGGATAAGTTGCAGTTCCTGCAGTTGCAGGCGTCCAGCGGTTTAAATGATGTTCAAACGCCTGTCCTAATCCGTTGTTTTGAAACTCCCATTCGGTTGTACCCGATACATAAATGGTACGGTTTCTGGCGCCTTGCAACAAGGCCGAAAAATCAAACCCCTTATAGTTAATGCCCAGATTGAAACTATAATAAACCATCGGTTTGTTTGATCTGAGGGCGGTTACATCAAATTCGTTAATGATCTGGTCGCCATTTAAATCTCTGTACTTAATATCGCCCGGAACAGGGTTATAACCTGCAATTTTTGGGCTGGCATTAATTTCCTCAATCGTTTGAAAAAAGCCGTCGGCCAGATAACCAAATGTTTGGCTACCGCTTTGTCCGGTTCTTTTCATCCAGTCATATTCCCGAAAAACTTCGTCCTGATCAATCACTTTATTGCTTCCGGCAGAAATTATGGCAGAAACAAAATAGTTTAGATTATTGATATGATTTCTATAGGTAGCCTGTAGGTCCAGTCCCCTGTAATCAGTAATTCCGATATTCTCCAGCGGATAAGTATTGCCAATAATTGATGCGCTTTTGCCTCTTTGCTGCATCAAATCGTAAAACCTGTTTTTATAGTAATCTACAGTTAAGTTAAAGGTGTTGTTAAAAAAATCAGCATCCATCCCGATGTTCAGTTTTCTTGCCTTTTCCCAGGTGGCATTTGGATTGGCCAGGGTAGCCTCTGTTTTGGTATAGGCGAATGTAGCACTGGTGCCAAAGTAATAGCCTACACCATCTGTATAATATTGGTCGTAAACGAAATATCCGATATTGGCGTTTCCTGTCTTCCCATAAGAAGCACGAAGTTTGAGGTTATTTATCCAGCTTACATTTTCCTTTAAAAAGTTCTCTTTAGAAATATTCCACGCCACACCCACGGCCGGAAAATAACCGTACCTGTTGTTATCGAGGTACCTGTTTAACCCGCTATAACTCATGGCTACCTCAAACATGTATTTCTCATCATAATCATAAGAAAACGAGCTGGCCAGTGTTTTATAATCGAGTGGTAAATTGGGGCCGTTTACATAAACGTTTTGAATGTTTCCGTTAAGCAGTGCACTTACATGATGCTTTTGAAAACTTCTGTCGAAACCTGCCTGAAACTCGCTGTATAAATTTTTGTTCTGAGCAGTATTTGTGCTCGATCCTGCATTTTGAACACCATCTACCTTAAATTTCTGGTAATCGTACTCGCCGGTAGCATTTGGCGTTTGCTTATACACAGCGAATGTTTTCGTTCTGTTTGTTGCATCTCCCAGCCCTGTATTAAATGAAAGGGTTGCTTTTACAAACAAGCCTTTCAAAACATCATCGAGCGTTCTTTTTAGAGAAAGATCGGCCGTAATGGTTCTGTTATAACTCAGTGTATAACCCGATCTGGTACTTAAGCCCCAGATATTGTTTTGAAAATCGTTATTTCCGCCAAGAGATCCGTTGCTGTTAAAGATAGGATAAGCATTATTCGGCGTAGTTGCCAAAGCACCGTATATACCCCCGCCTCCCGGGTAATTTCCATTTTCTATAGCACCAAAAAGATTAAGATTTACAGATAAATTTTTGGTAATATCAACGTCGATATTTGATCGTAATAAATACCGTTTGTAATTAACATTGGTGTTATATGAATTGTCGTCTGACGTTTTGTACAGACCATCTTGATTTAAATAATCGACTGATACAAAATATCTTGCATTATTCCCTCCGCCTGACGTATTGAGGTTGTAACGAGAAAATATGGATGATGGCTTAAGTATTTCATCATACCAATCAACATTGGGATGGCCAATAGGGTCCGAGCCATCTTTATAAGCCTGTAAATCGGCCTGAGTATAAATTTCTGCCTTACCATCATTTCTTAGTGCCTCATTAAATAACGAAGCATAATTGTAGGCATCCAGCGCTTTGGGAATAGTTGTGGATGACTGAATACCTCTTTGCGCAGTAAATGAAACCTTTTGCTTCCCAATCTCGCCCTGTTTGGTTTTGATTAGTATAACGCCACCCGACGACCGTTGGCCCAGCATTACAGTACTTAACGCATCCTTTAAAATAGTAATGGATTCGATTTGTTCAGGATCTATGGAAGTAAGATCTCTTGGAATGCCATTCACCAGGATCTGCGGAGCAACTCCTCTGATAGAAGCACCCACAAAATCGTTGCCCGGTTCGCCATTTGCCTGTAGTGTCGTCAAACCCGGAAGTCGACCGGTAAGGGCATTTAAATACGATACGGTTGGCGATTGGGCCAGTTCCCTTGAATAAATATCTGCATAAGATTGAATACTGGTCGATTTCTTGCGTGGTCCGTACAAACTATTAAATGTTTTTTCGGTTTGCGTACTCTCTGTTAAAGGAAGATTTAGGTTTTGCCCTACCACCTCAATTTCCTTTGTTAAGTATCCATTAAGTGAAAACACCAGTATTTCACCCGGCTCTCCCGTTATGGTGTATTTTCCGCTTCTGTCGGTTAAGGTGTGCTCCCCCTTAGCTTTATTAAGTACGGTTACGCCAAACAATGGCTCTCCGTATATATCAGAAATTATGCCCTTTAAGGTGCCCGAAAGTAAGGTCTCTTGCGTCTTACTTACAGAACTGTTTTGGGCTAATCCGCTGAACGGGATTAAGCCCAGGCAAATTAATTGCAAAAAAAGTAACTCATGCCTTGGTTTAAGGTACATTACCTTCTTTAAGTAACGTTTCATCATAGTTTGTTTTGTTTAGGGTTGATATTGCTAGCGCGCAACAAATATTTGGCTTGGGTAAAGTTGTCGAGATGCGAAAACTTAAAGGGGTGAAGAATCTGTTTATCTGGGTAGAAAATCTTGTTTTTGCATCAAAACATAAAATTCATGCGTTTCAAAGTCATTTAATACTTCCTGAAATTGTATTTTTAGGGATCATACTGCCGTAAAATCCCTATTGTCTTTAGAAATCACATCCCCAGATGAAAAAAAGAATCCTTTTCATACTTTCTATTGTAATTTTAAACTTATACTGTAAAGCTCAGGAGCTCATTTTCAATCATTTAATGACGGAGAATGGCTTATCGCAAAATTCTATTTTCGCAATTACACAAGATAGCCACGGATTTATGTGGTATGGCTCCAGGTTTGGGCTCAACAGATACGATGGCAATCAGTTCAGGTTATATAAAAGCAATGCGGCTGATTCGAATACCTTAACAGACGATTACATTACGGCATTGTACAGCGATACCCAAGGGATATTGTGGGTTGGAACGGCAAACGGCCTAAACAAATTCAATCCCAAAAAAAACACCTTCGAAAGAATCTATTTAAACCAGGAAAACCCGACGCATACTCATAACGGAATCAAAAATATTTATCAAGACAGAACAGGCCATTTGTGGGTTGCTACCAATCATGGTCTTTATTTACTCGCTAACCGCAACATAAATCAGTTCGTCTCTGCCGGACATTTCGGATTGCC from Pedobacter endophyticus includes:
- a CDS encoding discoidin domain-containing protein: MKIRTLMICLSMLWILSSCKKSDMIASSDQGTESLINVTHDTAYVSNQPRNLNLIYFVPNDLDTLPLYEKRLSELMLWTQNYFKNEMNRNGYGYKTFGLFKDSVINRVKIITIRGTLPKTSYPYTNGASAVQSEINAYFSTHPDEKTSDHTLVIIPRYSFKTDGTPSGGPFYGLGKWCFALDYEGLDITNIGKSDADGNRFSVWFGGLVHELGHGLNLPHNCQKVSENATLGMALMWAGNGTLGKSPTFLTAADCAILNVNQIFNNNTATYYGAVTAGISRIHADYSSTKNAIVVSGKFTTNTPINSVLYYNDPNVNNEGTGTNKDYNATTWESKVIGTDSFYVEMPVSEFKYKDSSPYEMKVKLVAENGTVKETIYNYKWVNALPVLEFGTKNEISKAGWSIAAYSSQQTTAPAVNIIDNNTGSGWHSQYSVSPAATYPHYITIDMGSAHTLKGFTIQNGASRPIKNADVLYSTDGVNFVSQASYVIAKSSSKQNFTFNTPLTFRYFKIVPQSSWDGQVFAQIAEIGFFTD
- a CDS encoding right-handed parallel beta-helix repeat-containing protein; this encodes MMRIPLLLYFLLISLTSSAAWSITDPMVTHKFYIDSQNGNDNETGTTKKRAWKTLAKVNEQTFEPGDQILFKRGSKWDGQLVPKGSGTKENPIVFSAYGKGALPVIAANGMFTDAVLLKNISNVAVEFLDISNRNPAVKEQKTGPTGLRILAENIGTISNIRISDLYVHDINGDNKKGSKEGHGIFWDCQGPKPSNIENLLIANCKLERVDRNGIRGNGTFSFRDNWFPNKNLVIRNCTLEDIGGDGIVIKAFDGSLVEHNKLFHIRTRAKDNAVGIWPHSSDNTIIQFNEVAYTQNRDRSNDGQSFDIDGNCNNTIIQNNYSHDNDGGFMLIISDAINAKSWMTKNNIVRNNLSINDGNRRKRIFNFALATDSTLISDNVFYNNTPDSVKIEFVDIEYGGPKNVVFAHNIVRFTNSSTLVFSKSQKQYAHLFWKENALEGNITGEEKLLNVTEGNVSIKDKDFKKYPWSVLKKLKLDK
- a CDS encoding RagB/SusD family nutrient uptake outer membrane protein gives rise to the protein MKIKHIFFYALLLITIANACKKGDSFLDAKLNDVLNEESTFKDSTNTVAFLTRVYADVGYSFNPGRWEAGGHPVVGDEAVPVQYTGPQNDAVVMASGALSAATTNVAKNVQILNNWSTAWANIRRVNKFLSKVDQSPLSATLRTRLKAEARFLRAWYYSILLKHYAGVPLIGDKVFEPADDFNLERNTYEECVNYIVSELDAAMKDLPTIQSQIVTDYGRVTKGACMGLKSRVLLYAASPLFNGGNAGSGTLKSITGYTDADQQRWKAAADAANEVIVSGAYNLYEDNTTRMGYGFYKVFTMRVNSEYLFQANRGLNRDFESLFLPSSRSGSYASNVTQNMVDAYGTADGLAITDPASKYNPQNPYVNRDPRFYNSVIYNGSLWFLSSTNQVVNTFYGSSPDGVGVKAQTTGYYNRKMLQESSSGNTERVWPLIRYAEILLNYAEALNEYEGPVAGVYDALKQIRKRAGINPGATNNYGLKPNMSKDEMRLIIQNERRVELSFEEHRIWDARRWKIAEDYFNRPSRGMKITKTGTSFSYEIFDVIPHKFSNNFYLFPIPEGEISKDPKLLQNPGW